From Coffea arabica cultivar ET-39 chromosome 9c, Coffea Arabica ET-39 HiFi, whole genome shotgun sequence, one genomic window encodes:
- the LOC113708175 gene encoding probable phospholipid-transporting ATPase 4 isoform X1, producing MVKASGKRKQRIKWSKLYTFSCLNPRTTDNDAPNQQLLGQPGFSRVVFCNQPELHKIKPHKYPSNYVSTTKYNFMTFLPRALFEQFRRVANLYFLLGAALSIPKLAPFSPESMITPLVFVVGISMLKEAIEDWSRFLQDMDVNSRKVKVHSRNGYFVEKTWKELSVGDVVKVNKNEYFPSDLLLLSSSYEDGVCYVETMNLDGETNLKLKRSLEATLSLDDDVEYTKFQATIHCEDPNPNLYSFVGNLEFNNGTYPLSPTQILLRDSKLRNTEYVYGVVIFSGPDAKAVRNSTRSPSKRSRVERRLDYLIYVLFLLLVMMSVVTSIGSALVLKSEADMWWYLRLQENADSPFKPSKPVTSFFLQFVRSLILYGYLIPISLYVSIEVVKVLQAMLINKDMRMYDGLSGKAVEARTSNINEELGQVEMILSDKTGTLTCNQMEFRKCSIEGISYGGEINEVDLAASRRMNVDVERYRISIDGSDSTGQSIEMFEYSVAEADAKQAVLGCDHAIENSDIEHRRIPASGKEPTIKGFNFRDDRLMDKMWIHGSNAHDMIMFFRVMALCHTGIPVEDGNSKRLKYEAESPEEITFLIAAQEFGFKFCQRTQSVMFLQELEPSSGIEVKREYKLLNLLEFNSARKRMSVIVSNEAGEIFLFCKGADNIIFDRLADNGRIYQQATTAHLSNYAEDGLRTMLFAYKKIEVVEYESWNTLFTKAKATVGTEREELLEHASEMIEKDLFLLGAVAVEDKLQKGVPQCIDKLAQAGLKLWLLTGDKRETAMNIGFACSLLRHDMKQFHLVLSKEAESSHQLKAVEEDILSQIRNSYQEIVKGNKKDVPSALTVDGKAMEVALRSEISNQFLQLAVMCDSVICCRVSPKQKALIARLVKEYTGKTTLAIGDGANDVGMIQEADIGVGISGMEGMQAVMASDFSLPQFYFLERLLIVHGHWCYKRISKMILYFIYKNVAFGLTLFYNEIYSNFSGDDLYDDWYMVLFNVLLTSLPVIALGVLEQDVSADVCLQFPALYQQGQRNICFSWKRIFGWILNATLSSVAIFTVTIYILSPAALRQDGKVADLAHIGTIMYTCVIWIVNCQIALIVTHFTWITHVLIWGSILCWYIFLVLYGMLLPEHSQGGFHILIEAIGTAPMYWIVTFLVVVVTLLPYFIFSIIQRSFYPMDDQVIQEIKYGRTDVSNKPMWLREQQNSRKRTQIGFSARVDAKIRHLKERLHRTKK from the exons ATGGTGAAGGCATCAGGGAAGAGGAAGCAGAGGATAAAATGGAGCAAACTGTATACGTTTTCGTGTTTGAATCCTCGCACAACGGATAATGATGCACCAAATCAACAGCTTCTTGGGCAGCCGGGGTTTTCGCGAGTGGTGTTCTGTAATCAGCCTGAGCTGCATAAGATCAAGCCACACAAGTATCCCAGCAATTACGTGTCGACTACTAAGTACAATTTCATGACATTCCTTCCTAGAGCACTTTTCGAGCAATTTCGCAGGGTTGCCAATCTGTATTTTCTGTTAGGAGCAGCATTATCTATTCCCAAGTTGGCTCCTTTTAGTCCTGAAAGTATGATTACACCCCTTGTCTTCGTTGTGGGAATCAGCATGCTCAAAGAAGCTATAGAAGATTGGAGTAGATTTTTGCAG GACATGGATGTGAACTCCCGGAAAGTGAAGGTTCACTCAAGGAATggttattttgttgaaaagacCTGGAAAGAACTTTCTGTGGGGGATGTTGTGAAAGTAAACAAGAACGAATACTTTCCAAGTGATCTCCTCTTGTTGTCTTCTAGCTATGAGGATGGTGTTTGCTATGTTGAGACCATGAACCTTGATGGAGAAACCAATCTGAAACTGAAAAGAAGCTTAGAAGCAACACTTAGTCTGGATGATGATGTGGAATATACCAAGTTCCAAGCCACGATACATTGTGAGGATCCAAATCCAAACCTGTACAGTTTTGTAGGAAATTTGGAGTTTAATAATGGAACATATCCCCTGTCCCCAACCCAAATTCTATTAAGAGACTCAAAACTTCGGAATACAGAATACGTGTATGGAGTAGTGATATTTAGTGGACCAGATGCAAAAGCAGTGAGAAATTCCACCAGATCACCATCGAAAAGGAGCCGCGTAGAGAGAAGGCTAGACTATCTTATATATGTTCTTTTTCTGTTATTGGTTATGATGTCAGTAGTAACCTCAATTGGCTCTGCATTGGTCTTAAAATCTGAAGCAGATATGTGGTGGTACCTTCGCTTGCAAGAAAATGCTGATTCACCATTCAAACCATCAAAGCCTGTAACGTCGTTTTTCTTGCAATTTGTAAGGTCCCTCATTTTGTATGGTTACCTGATTCCCATATCACTCTATGTCTCAATTGAAGTTGTCAAAGTTCTACAAGCCATGCTTATCAATAAGGATATGAGGATGTATGATGGATTATCAGGTAAGGCAGTGGAAGCTCGAACATCAAATATAAATGAGGAACTTGGACAGGTTGAGATGATCCTCTCAGACAAAACAGGAACCTTGACTTGTAATCAAATGGAATTTAGGAAGTGTTCCATAGAAGGAATATCTTATGGTGGTGAAATAAATGAAGTTGATCTTGCAGCTTCCAGAAGAATGAATGTTGATGTAGAAAGGTATAGGATCAGCATAGATGGATCAGATTCCACAGGGCAAAGCATTGAGATGTTTGAGTACTCTGTAGCTGAAGCTGATGCAAAGCAAGCTGTTTTAGGTTGTGATCATGCCATAGAGAATTCAGATATTGAACATAGAAGAATTCCTGCATCAGGGAAAGAACCTACTATTAAGGGTTTCAATTTCAGAGATGATCGCCTGATGGACAAAATGTGGATCCACGGGTCAAATGCACATGACATGATAATGTTTTTCAGAGTTATGGCTCTGTGCCATACAGGCATTCCGGTTGAAGATGGTAACAGCAAGAGACTGAAGTATGAAGCAGAGTCCCCTGAAGAAATTACATTTCTAATAGCAGCGCAAGAGtttggatttaagttctgtCAAAGAACTCAGTCTGTGATGTTTCTTCAAGAGCTCGAACCTTCTTCaggaattgaagtaaagag GGAGTACAAGCTTTTGAATCTTTTAGAGTTCAACAGTGCAAGGAAAAGAATGTCTGTGATAGTAAGCAACGAGGCTGGGGAGATCTTTCTATTTTGCAAAGGAGCTGACAA TATCATCTTTGACAGACTAGCAGACAATGGTAGGATATATCAGCAGGCTACAACGGCTCATCTATCAAATTATGCAGAAGATGGTCTACGCACAATGTTGTTTGCATACAAGAAGATTGAAGTGGTAGAATATGAGAGTTGGAATACATTGTTTACAAAAGCCAAGGCAACAGTAGGTACTGAAAGAGAAGAGCTACTTGAGCATGCCtctgaaatgattgaaaaagatttgtttCTGCTGGGGGCAGTAGCAGTTGAGGATAAGCTACAGAAGGGG GTTCCTCAGTGCATTGATAAACTTGCACAAGCTGGGCTGAAACTCTGGCTGCTAACTGGTGATAAAAGAGAAACGGCAATGAATATTGG ATTTGCTTGCAGTTTACTTCGCCATGACATGAAACAATTCCATTTGGTTTTGAGCAAAGAAGCTGAATCCAGTCATCAGTTAAAg GCTGTGGAAGAAGACATTTTATCCCAAATCAGGAATTCATATCAGGAAATTGTTAAAGGCAACAAGAAGGATGTCCCTTCTGCTTTGACAGTGGATGGTAAAGCCATGGAAGTTGCTCTAAGAAGTGAGATCAGCAACCAGTTCTTACAGTTAGCAGTAATGTGTGATTCAGTGATATGCTGCCGTGTTTCTCCCAAGCAAAAAGCTTTG ATCGCTCGCCTTGTAAAAGAATACACAGGTAAGACAACCTTAGCAATTGGAGATGGAGCAAATGATGTTGGTATGATTCAAGAAGCTGATATTGGAGTCGGAATCAGTGGCATGGAAGGAATGCAG GCGGTCATGGCAAGTGACTTTTCTTTGCCTCAGTTCTATTTCTTGGAACGTTTACTAATAGTTCATGGGCATTGGTGTTACAAGAGAATCTCCAAGATG ATTCTCTACTTCATCTACAAAAATGTTGCATTTGGCTTGACATTATTCTACAATGAAATTTACAGCAATTTCTCGGGTGATGATCTGTATGACGATTGGTATATGGTCCTATTCAATGTTCTGTTGACATCTTTGCCTGTGATTGCACTAGGTGTTCTAGAGCAGGATGTTTCAGCTGATGTCTGTCTGCAG TTTCCAGCACTTTATCAACAGGGACAAAGAAACATATGTTTCAGCTGGAAACGTATCTTTGGCTGGATATTGAATGCCACTCTTTCTTCTGTAGCTATCTTCACAGTCACCATATACATACTTTCTCCAGCTGCACTCAGACAAGATGGAAAGGTGGCAGATCTAGCACACATCGGTACCATCATGTATACATGTGTAATCTGGATAGTAAACTGCCAGATTGCACTCATAGTCACACACTTCACTTGGATTACCCATGTTCTGATCTGGGGAAGCATCTTGTGCTGGTATATCTTCTTAGTCTTGTATGGTATGCTTCTTCCTGAGCATTCTCAAGGTGGTTTTCACATCCTTATTGAGGCCATTGGGACTGCACCAATGTATTGGATTGTAACATTTCTTGTAGTAGTTGTTACACTCCTTCCATACTTCATTTTCAGTATAATCCAAAGATCATTCTACCCCATGGATGATCAAGTGATCCAAGAGATCAAGTACGGTAGAACTGATGTAAGCAACAAACCAATGTGGTTGAGGGAGCAGCAGAACTCCAGGAAGAGGACTCAAATTGGATTTTCTGCAAGAGTTGATGCAAAAATTCGTCACTTGAAGGAAAGATTGCACCGAACGAAAAAATGA
- the LOC113708175 gene encoding probable phospholipid-transporting ATPase 4 isoform X3 produces MVKASGKRKQRIKWSKLYTFSCLNPRTTDNDAPNQQLLGQPGFSRVVFCNQPELHKIKPHKYPSNYVSTTKYNFMTFLPRALFEQFRRVANLYFLLGAALSIPKLAPFSPESMITPLVFVVGISMLKEAIEDWSRFLQDMDVNSRKVKVHSRNGYFVEKTWKELSVGDVVKVNKNEYFPSDLLLLSSSYEDGVCYVETMNLDGETNLKLKRSLEATLSLDDDVEYTKFQATIHCEDPNPNLYSFVGNLEFNNGTYPLSPTQILLRDSKLRNTEYVYGVVIFSGPDAKAVRNSTRSPSKRSRVERRLDYLIYVLFLLLVMMSVVTSIGSALVLKSEADMWWYLRLQENADSPFKPSKPVTSFFLQFVRSLILYGYLIPISLYVSIEVVKVLQAMLINKDMRMYDGLSGKAVEARTSNINEELGQVEMILSDKTGTLTCNQMEFRKCSIEGISYGGEINEVDLAASRRMNVDVERYRISIDGSDSTGQSIEMFEYSVAEADAKQAVLGCDHAIENSDIEHRRIPASGKEPTIKGFNFRDDRLMDKMWIHGSNAHDMIMFFRVMALCHTGIPVEDGNSKRLKYEAESPEEITFLIAAQEFGFKFCQRTQSVMFLQELEPSSGIEVKREYKLLNLLEFNSARKRMSVIVSNEAGEIFLFCKGADNIIFDRLADNGRIYQQATTAHLSNYAEDGLRTMLFAYKKIEVVEYESWNTLFTKAKATVGTEREELLEHASEMIEKDLFLLGAVAVEDKLQKGVPQCIDKLAQAGLKLWLLTGDKRETAMNIGFACSLLRHDMKQFHLVLSKEAESIVCLCLAFQAVEEDILSQIRNSYQEIVKGNKKDVPSALTVDGKAMEVALRSEISNQFLQLAVMCDSVICCRVSPKQKALIARLVKEYTGKTTLAIGDGANDVGMIQEADIGVGISGMEGMQAVMASDFSLPQFYFLERLLIVHGHWCYKRISKMILYFIYKNVAFGLTLFYNEIYSNFSGDDLYDDWYMVLFNVLLTSLPVIALGVLEQDVSADVCLQFPALYQQGQRNICFSWKRIFGWILNATLSSVAIFTVTIYILSPAALRQDGKVADLAHIGTIMYTCVIWIVNCQIALIVTHFTWITHVLIWGSILCWYIFLVLYGMLLPEHSQGGFHILIEAIGTAPMYWIVTFLVVVVTLLPYFIFSIIQRSFYPMDDQVIQEIKYGRTDVSNKPMWLREQQNSRKRTQIGFSARVDAKIRHLKERLHRTKK; encoded by the exons ATGGTGAAGGCATCAGGGAAGAGGAAGCAGAGGATAAAATGGAGCAAACTGTATACGTTTTCGTGTTTGAATCCTCGCACAACGGATAATGATGCACCAAATCAACAGCTTCTTGGGCAGCCGGGGTTTTCGCGAGTGGTGTTCTGTAATCAGCCTGAGCTGCATAAGATCAAGCCACACAAGTATCCCAGCAATTACGTGTCGACTACTAAGTACAATTTCATGACATTCCTTCCTAGAGCACTTTTCGAGCAATTTCGCAGGGTTGCCAATCTGTATTTTCTGTTAGGAGCAGCATTATCTATTCCCAAGTTGGCTCCTTTTAGTCCTGAAAGTATGATTACACCCCTTGTCTTCGTTGTGGGAATCAGCATGCTCAAAGAAGCTATAGAAGATTGGAGTAGATTTTTGCAG GACATGGATGTGAACTCCCGGAAAGTGAAGGTTCACTCAAGGAATggttattttgttgaaaagacCTGGAAAGAACTTTCTGTGGGGGATGTTGTGAAAGTAAACAAGAACGAATACTTTCCAAGTGATCTCCTCTTGTTGTCTTCTAGCTATGAGGATGGTGTTTGCTATGTTGAGACCATGAACCTTGATGGAGAAACCAATCTGAAACTGAAAAGAAGCTTAGAAGCAACACTTAGTCTGGATGATGATGTGGAATATACCAAGTTCCAAGCCACGATACATTGTGAGGATCCAAATCCAAACCTGTACAGTTTTGTAGGAAATTTGGAGTTTAATAATGGAACATATCCCCTGTCCCCAACCCAAATTCTATTAAGAGACTCAAAACTTCGGAATACAGAATACGTGTATGGAGTAGTGATATTTAGTGGACCAGATGCAAAAGCAGTGAGAAATTCCACCAGATCACCATCGAAAAGGAGCCGCGTAGAGAGAAGGCTAGACTATCTTATATATGTTCTTTTTCTGTTATTGGTTATGATGTCAGTAGTAACCTCAATTGGCTCTGCATTGGTCTTAAAATCTGAAGCAGATATGTGGTGGTACCTTCGCTTGCAAGAAAATGCTGATTCACCATTCAAACCATCAAAGCCTGTAACGTCGTTTTTCTTGCAATTTGTAAGGTCCCTCATTTTGTATGGTTACCTGATTCCCATATCACTCTATGTCTCAATTGAAGTTGTCAAAGTTCTACAAGCCATGCTTATCAATAAGGATATGAGGATGTATGATGGATTATCAGGTAAGGCAGTGGAAGCTCGAACATCAAATATAAATGAGGAACTTGGACAGGTTGAGATGATCCTCTCAGACAAAACAGGAACCTTGACTTGTAATCAAATGGAATTTAGGAAGTGTTCCATAGAAGGAATATCTTATGGTGGTGAAATAAATGAAGTTGATCTTGCAGCTTCCAGAAGAATGAATGTTGATGTAGAAAGGTATAGGATCAGCATAGATGGATCAGATTCCACAGGGCAAAGCATTGAGATGTTTGAGTACTCTGTAGCTGAAGCTGATGCAAAGCAAGCTGTTTTAGGTTGTGATCATGCCATAGAGAATTCAGATATTGAACATAGAAGAATTCCTGCATCAGGGAAAGAACCTACTATTAAGGGTTTCAATTTCAGAGATGATCGCCTGATGGACAAAATGTGGATCCACGGGTCAAATGCACATGACATGATAATGTTTTTCAGAGTTATGGCTCTGTGCCATACAGGCATTCCGGTTGAAGATGGTAACAGCAAGAGACTGAAGTATGAAGCAGAGTCCCCTGAAGAAATTACATTTCTAATAGCAGCGCAAGAGtttggatttaagttctgtCAAAGAACTCAGTCTGTGATGTTTCTTCAAGAGCTCGAACCTTCTTCaggaattgaagtaaagag GGAGTACAAGCTTTTGAATCTTTTAGAGTTCAACAGTGCAAGGAAAAGAATGTCTGTGATAGTAAGCAACGAGGCTGGGGAGATCTTTCTATTTTGCAAAGGAGCTGACAA TATCATCTTTGACAGACTAGCAGACAATGGTAGGATATATCAGCAGGCTACAACGGCTCATCTATCAAATTATGCAGAAGATGGTCTACGCACAATGTTGTTTGCATACAAGAAGATTGAAGTGGTAGAATATGAGAGTTGGAATACATTGTTTACAAAAGCCAAGGCAACAGTAGGTACTGAAAGAGAAGAGCTACTTGAGCATGCCtctgaaatgattgaaaaagatttgtttCTGCTGGGGGCAGTAGCAGTTGAGGATAAGCTACAGAAGGGG GTTCCTCAGTGCATTGATAAACTTGCACAAGCTGGGCTGAAACTCTGGCTGCTAACTGGTGATAAAAGAGAAACGGCAATGAATATTGG ATTTGCTTGCAGTTTACTTCGCCATGACATGAAACAATTCCATTTGGTTTTGAGCAAAGAAGCTGAATCCA TTGTTTGTCTATGTCTAGCTTTTCAGGCTGTGGAAGAAGACATTTTATCCCAAATCAGGAATTCATATCAGGAAATTGTTAAAGGCAACAAGAAGGATGTCCCTTCTGCTTTGACAGTGGATGGTAAAGCCATGGAAGTTGCTCTAAGAAGTGAGATCAGCAACCAGTTCTTACAGTTAGCAGTAATGTGTGATTCAGTGATATGCTGCCGTGTTTCTCCCAAGCAAAAAGCTTTG ATCGCTCGCCTTGTAAAAGAATACACAGGTAAGACAACCTTAGCAATTGGAGATGGAGCAAATGATGTTGGTATGATTCAAGAAGCTGATATTGGAGTCGGAATCAGTGGCATGGAAGGAATGCAG GCGGTCATGGCAAGTGACTTTTCTTTGCCTCAGTTCTATTTCTTGGAACGTTTACTAATAGTTCATGGGCATTGGTGTTACAAGAGAATCTCCAAGATG ATTCTCTACTTCATCTACAAAAATGTTGCATTTGGCTTGACATTATTCTACAATGAAATTTACAGCAATTTCTCGGGTGATGATCTGTATGACGATTGGTATATGGTCCTATTCAATGTTCTGTTGACATCTTTGCCTGTGATTGCACTAGGTGTTCTAGAGCAGGATGTTTCAGCTGATGTCTGTCTGCAG TTTCCAGCACTTTATCAACAGGGACAAAGAAACATATGTTTCAGCTGGAAACGTATCTTTGGCTGGATATTGAATGCCACTCTTTCTTCTGTAGCTATCTTCACAGTCACCATATACATACTTTCTCCAGCTGCACTCAGACAAGATGGAAAGGTGGCAGATCTAGCACACATCGGTACCATCATGTATACATGTGTAATCTGGATAGTAAACTGCCAGATTGCACTCATAGTCACACACTTCACTTGGATTACCCATGTTCTGATCTGGGGAAGCATCTTGTGCTGGTATATCTTCTTAGTCTTGTATGGTATGCTTCTTCCTGAGCATTCTCAAGGTGGTTTTCACATCCTTATTGAGGCCATTGGGACTGCACCAATGTATTGGATTGTAACATTTCTTGTAGTAGTTGTTACACTCCTTCCATACTTCATTTTCAGTATAATCCAAAGATCATTCTACCCCATGGATGATCAAGTGATCCAAGAGATCAAGTACGGTAGAACTGATGTAAGCAACAAACCAATGTGGTTGAGGGAGCAGCAGAACTCCAGGAAGAGGACTCAAATTGGATTTTCTGCAAGAGTTGATGCAAAAATTCGTCACTTGAAGGAAAGATTGCACCGAACGAAAAAATGA
- the LOC113708175 gene encoding probable phospholipid-transporting ATPase 5 isoform X2, with amino-acid sequence MVKASGKRKQRIKWSKLYTFSCLNPRTTDNDAPNQQLLGQPGFSRVVFCNQPELHKIKPHKYPSNYVSTTKYNFMTFLPRALFEQFRRVANLYFLLGAALSIPKLAPFSPESMITPLVFVVGISMLKEAIEDWSRFLQDMDVNSRKVKVHSRNGYFVEKTWKELSVGDVVKVNKNEYFPSDLLLLSSSYEDGVCYVETMNLDGETNLKLKRSLEATLSLDDDVEYTKFQATIHCEDPNPNLYSFVGNLEFNNGTYPLSPTQILLRDSKLRNTEYVYGVVIFSGPDAKAVRNSTRSPSKRSRVERRLDYLIYVLFLLLVMMSVVTSIGSALVLKSEADMWWYLRLQENADSPFKPSKPVTSFFLQFVRSLILYGYLIPISLYVSIEVVKVLQAMLINKDMRMYDGLSGKAVEARTSNINEELGQVEMILSDKTGTLTCNQMEFRKCSIEGISYGGEINEVDLAASRRMNVDVERYRISIDGSDSTGQSIEMFEYSVAEADAKQAVLGCDHAIENSDIEHRRIPASGKEPTIKGFNFRDDRLMDKMWIHGSNAHDMIMFFRVMALCHTGIPVEDGNSKRLKYEAESPEEITFLIAAQEFGFKFCQRTQSVMFLQELEPSSGIEVKREYKLLNLLEFNSARKRMSVIVSNEAGEIFLFCKGADNIIFDRLADNGRIYQQATTAHLSNYAEDGLRTMLFAYKKIEVVEYESWNTLFTKAKATVGTEREELLEHASEMIEKDLFLLGAVAVEDKLQKGVPQCIDKLAQAGLKLWLLTGDKRETAMNIGFACSLLRHDMKQFHLVLSKEAESSHQLKAVEEDILSQIRNSYQEIVKGNKKDVPSALTVDGKAMEVALRSEISNQFLQLAVMCDSVICCRVSPKQKALIARLVKEYTGKTTLAIGDGANDVGMIQEADIGVGISGMEGMQAVMASDFSLPQFYFLERLLIVHGHWCYKRISKMILYFIYKNVAFGLTLFYNEIYSNFSGDDLYDDWYMVLFNVLLTSLPVIALGVLEQDVSADVCLQLSSQSPYTYFLQLHSDKMERWQI; translated from the exons ATGGTGAAGGCATCAGGGAAGAGGAAGCAGAGGATAAAATGGAGCAAACTGTATACGTTTTCGTGTTTGAATCCTCGCACAACGGATAATGATGCACCAAATCAACAGCTTCTTGGGCAGCCGGGGTTTTCGCGAGTGGTGTTCTGTAATCAGCCTGAGCTGCATAAGATCAAGCCACACAAGTATCCCAGCAATTACGTGTCGACTACTAAGTACAATTTCATGACATTCCTTCCTAGAGCACTTTTCGAGCAATTTCGCAGGGTTGCCAATCTGTATTTTCTGTTAGGAGCAGCATTATCTATTCCCAAGTTGGCTCCTTTTAGTCCTGAAAGTATGATTACACCCCTTGTCTTCGTTGTGGGAATCAGCATGCTCAAAGAAGCTATAGAAGATTGGAGTAGATTTTTGCAG GACATGGATGTGAACTCCCGGAAAGTGAAGGTTCACTCAAGGAATggttattttgttgaaaagacCTGGAAAGAACTTTCTGTGGGGGATGTTGTGAAAGTAAACAAGAACGAATACTTTCCAAGTGATCTCCTCTTGTTGTCTTCTAGCTATGAGGATGGTGTTTGCTATGTTGAGACCATGAACCTTGATGGAGAAACCAATCTGAAACTGAAAAGAAGCTTAGAAGCAACACTTAGTCTGGATGATGATGTGGAATATACCAAGTTCCAAGCCACGATACATTGTGAGGATCCAAATCCAAACCTGTACAGTTTTGTAGGAAATTTGGAGTTTAATAATGGAACATATCCCCTGTCCCCAACCCAAATTCTATTAAGAGACTCAAAACTTCGGAATACAGAATACGTGTATGGAGTAGTGATATTTAGTGGACCAGATGCAAAAGCAGTGAGAAATTCCACCAGATCACCATCGAAAAGGAGCCGCGTAGAGAGAAGGCTAGACTATCTTATATATGTTCTTTTTCTGTTATTGGTTATGATGTCAGTAGTAACCTCAATTGGCTCTGCATTGGTCTTAAAATCTGAAGCAGATATGTGGTGGTACCTTCGCTTGCAAGAAAATGCTGATTCACCATTCAAACCATCAAAGCCTGTAACGTCGTTTTTCTTGCAATTTGTAAGGTCCCTCATTTTGTATGGTTACCTGATTCCCATATCACTCTATGTCTCAATTGAAGTTGTCAAAGTTCTACAAGCCATGCTTATCAATAAGGATATGAGGATGTATGATGGATTATCAGGTAAGGCAGTGGAAGCTCGAACATCAAATATAAATGAGGAACTTGGACAGGTTGAGATGATCCTCTCAGACAAAACAGGAACCTTGACTTGTAATCAAATGGAATTTAGGAAGTGTTCCATAGAAGGAATATCTTATGGTGGTGAAATAAATGAAGTTGATCTTGCAGCTTCCAGAAGAATGAATGTTGATGTAGAAAGGTATAGGATCAGCATAGATGGATCAGATTCCACAGGGCAAAGCATTGAGATGTTTGAGTACTCTGTAGCTGAAGCTGATGCAAAGCAAGCTGTTTTAGGTTGTGATCATGCCATAGAGAATTCAGATATTGAACATAGAAGAATTCCTGCATCAGGGAAAGAACCTACTATTAAGGGTTTCAATTTCAGAGATGATCGCCTGATGGACAAAATGTGGATCCACGGGTCAAATGCACATGACATGATAATGTTTTTCAGAGTTATGGCTCTGTGCCATACAGGCATTCCGGTTGAAGATGGTAACAGCAAGAGACTGAAGTATGAAGCAGAGTCCCCTGAAGAAATTACATTTCTAATAGCAGCGCAAGAGtttggatttaagttctgtCAAAGAACTCAGTCTGTGATGTTTCTTCAAGAGCTCGAACCTTCTTCaggaattgaagtaaagag GGAGTACAAGCTTTTGAATCTTTTAGAGTTCAACAGTGCAAGGAAAAGAATGTCTGTGATAGTAAGCAACGAGGCTGGGGAGATCTTTCTATTTTGCAAAGGAGCTGACAA TATCATCTTTGACAGACTAGCAGACAATGGTAGGATATATCAGCAGGCTACAACGGCTCATCTATCAAATTATGCAGAAGATGGTCTACGCACAATGTTGTTTGCATACAAGAAGATTGAAGTGGTAGAATATGAGAGTTGGAATACATTGTTTACAAAAGCCAAGGCAACAGTAGGTACTGAAAGAGAAGAGCTACTTGAGCATGCCtctgaaatgattgaaaaagatttgtttCTGCTGGGGGCAGTAGCAGTTGAGGATAAGCTACAGAAGGGG GTTCCTCAGTGCATTGATAAACTTGCACAAGCTGGGCTGAAACTCTGGCTGCTAACTGGTGATAAAAGAGAAACGGCAATGAATATTGG ATTTGCTTGCAGTTTACTTCGCCATGACATGAAACAATTCCATTTGGTTTTGAGCAAAGAAGCTGAATCCAGTCATCAGTTAAAg GCTGTGGAAGAAGACATTTTATCCCAAATCAGGAATTCATATCAGGAAATTGTTAAAGGCAACAAGAAGGATGTCCCTTCTGCTTTGACAGTGGATGGTAAAGCCATGGAAGTTGCTCTAAGAAGTGAGATCAGCAACCAGTTCTTACAGTTAGCAGTAATGTGTGATTCAGTGATATGCTGCCGTGTTTCTCCCAAGCAAAAAGCTTTG ATCGCTCGCCTTGTAAAAGAATACACAGGTAAGACAACCTTAGCAATTGGAGATGGAGCAAATGATGTTGGTATGATTCAAGAAGCTGATATTGGAGTCGGAATCAGTGGCATGGAAGGAATGCAG GCGGTCATGGCAAGTGACTTTTCTTTGCCTCAGTTCTATTTCTTGGAACGTTTACTAATAGTTCATGGGCATTGGTGTTACAAGAGAATCTCCAAGATG ATTCTCTACTTCATCTACAAAAATGTTGCATTTGGCTTGACATTATTCTACAATGAAATTTACAGCAATTTCTCGGGTGATGATCTGTATGACGATTGGTATATGGTCCTATTCAATGTTCTGTTGACATCTTTGCCTGTGATTGCACTAGGTGTTCTAGAGCAGGATGTTTCAGCTGATGTCTGTCTGCAG CTATCTTCACAGTCACCATATACATACTTTCTCCAGCTGCACTCAGACAAGATGGAAAGGTGGCAGATCTAG